A genome region from Streptomyces sp. S4.7 includes the following:
- a CDS encoding CCA tRNA nucleotidyltransferase encodes MPNANEETPLALSQVQRRAVSELLRVSPVADDLARRFQEAGFTLALVGGSVRDALLGRLGNDLDFTTDARPDDVLKIVRPWADSVWEVGIAFGTVGVQKEGRVGDDRQDFQIEVTTYRSEAYDRTSRKPEVSYGDSIEDDLVRRDFTVNAMAVALPQKEFIDPHGGLQDLAAGVLRTPGTPEASFSDDPLRMLRAARFAAQLDFEVAPDVVAAMKAMAERIEIVSAERVREELNKLILSGHPRKGLALLVDTGLAERVLPELPALRLESDEHHRHKDVYEHSLTVLEQAVDLEENGPDLVLRLAALLHDIGKPRTRRFEKDGGVSFHHHEVVGAKLTKKRMTELKYSNELVKDVSRLVELHLRFHGYGTGEWTDSAVRRYVRDAGPLLDRLHKLTRSDCTTRNKRKAMALSRAYDGLEERIAQLQEQEELDSIRPDLDGNQIMETLGVGPGPVIGAAYKFLLELRLENGPMGRDEAVSALKEWWASQN; translated from the coding sequence GTGCCGAACGCCAACGAAGAGACTCCCCTTGCACTGAGTCAGGTGCAGCGCCGCGCGGTCAGCGAACTGCTGCGGGTGTCCCCTGTCGCCGACGACCTCGCGCGCCGATTCCAGGAGGCGGGCTTCACCCTCGCCCTGGTCGGAGGCTCCGTGAGGGACGCCCTCCTCGGTCGCCTCGGCAACGACCTCGACTTCACGACCGACGCCAGGCCCGACGACGTACTGAAGATCGTCCGGCCCTGGGCGGACTCCGTCTGGGAGGTCGGCATCGCCTTCGGCACGGTCGGCGTCCAGAAGGAGGGCCGGGTCGGCGACGACCGGCAGGACTTCCAGATCGAGGTCACGACCTACCGCTCCGAGGCCTACGACCGCACGTCGCGCAAGCCCGAGGTGTCGTACGGGGACTCCATCGAGGACGATCTCGTGCGCCGGGACTTCACCGTCAACGCGATGGCGGTCGCGCTGCCGCAGAAGGAGTTCATCGACCCGCACGGTGGTCTCCAGGACCTCGCGGCCGGTGTGCTGCGCACGCCCGGCACCCCCGAGGCGTCCTTCTCCGACGATCCGCTGCGCATGCTCAGGGCCGCGCGCTTCGCCGCACAGCTGGACTTCGAGGTCGCCCCCGACGTCGTCGCCGCCATGAAGGCCATGGCGGAGCGCATCGAGATCGTCTCGGCCGAGCGGGTACGGGAGGAGCTGAACAAACTGATCCTCTCCGGCCACCCGCGCAAGGGCCTGGCGCTGCTGGTGGACACCGGACTCGCGGAGCGCGTGCTGCCCGAGCTGCCCGCGCTGCGGCTGGAGAGTGACGAGCACCACCGGCACAAGGACGTGTACGAGCACTCGCTGACCGTCCTGGAGCAGGCCGTCGACCTGGAGGAGAACGGGCCGGACCTGGTGCTGCGGCTGGCCGCGCTGCTCCATGACATCGGCAAGCCCCGGACGCGGCGGTTCGAGAAGGACGGCGGGGTCTCCTTCCATCACCACGAGGTGGTGGGGGCGAAGCTGACCAAGAAGCGGATGACCGAGCTCAAGTACTCCAACGAGCTGGTGAAGGACGTCTCGCGACTGGTGGAGCTGCATCTGCGCTTCCACGGCTACGGCACGGGTGAGTGGACCGACTCGGCGGTGCGGCGGTACGTACGCGACGCCGGCCCGCTGCTGGACCGGCTCCACAAGCTGACCCGCTCGGACTGCACCACCCGCAACAAGCGCAAGGCGATGGCACTCTCGCGGGCCTACGACGGTCTTGAGGAGCGAATCGCGCAGTTGCAGGAGCAGGAGGAGCTGGACTCCATCCGGCCCGACCTGGACGGCAACCAGATCATGGAGACGCTGGGTGTCGGTCCGGGGCCGGTGATCGGGGCCGCGTACAAGTTCCTGCTGGAGCTGCGGCTGGAGAACGGACCGATGGGGCGTGACGAAGCGGTGAGCGCGCTGAAGGAATGGTGGGCTTCACAGAACTGA
- a CDS encoding DUF6049 family protein, whose protein sequence is MAEAADIQGMKHSPARRWLGRTAATAAGVPLLAGLLGGLAAPQAAAADSAASSLSTATTGAVKGSPASAAAQPSGPNTVSVALDTLAPSAPTKGDTLTISGTVTNKSKKTVTDARVDLRVGPQLTGRTAIDDAVERSNDTTYDPLPVGGKYKVEFEKLASGISYDFALSVPVSKLGLGADGVYQLGVTLTGRTAAEPYDHTLGVRRTFLPWQPDPVDKKTKFTYLWPLISTSHVSAETGSDDQQTPVFENDDLAQELAPGGRLEQLVSLGGQLPVTWVVDPDLLATVEAMTDPYRVREGKSTVAGKNQLVARTWLNSLEKAVQDNGNIVALPFGDPDLASLAHGGENVSGTLGHLQSSSEVAGKTVETILHVPPATDFAWPADGAVDPSIVDVATSAGADKVISRSDSIQDNLPYTASAARPIGGGTTAVVSDTRLSTAFQGDVTKAGSSTLAVQKFLAQSLAVNLQDPSKQRDIVVAPQRTPSASQAQSMARALQGLDGGRWTQPSDLVAAAAAKPDTNATTKVPGPTRYPDKLRDQELPASAFEELKGMGERLGKFKAILTLPDRVATPFANAVNRAVSMSWRGNAKGADQYRDSVNRYLTSLSSEVQLIQKSELTLSGRSATIPVTVQNQLLQGVDNLVLRLQSTNATRLKLDDGSAVTEQPIKIDGGHTQVVKFTGAANANGPVELTAQLYTTDNRPYGSPMTFQVRVSELTPTVMLVIAGGVLMLVLAGVKMYSQRKRAVAAKAAEDKAAADAGADADGDTGGGSADDGDSPGRPDNGTEGDASPAPDPAAPDPSPDSAAASPGPSATASAAPETPGDLDGAGSGQPSDPAPDTRPESGDPSGKGEKVDR, encoded by the coding sequence GTGGCCGAGGCGGCAGACATCCAGGGGATGAAGCACTCTCCTGCCCGCCGATGGCTGGGGCGCACCGCCGCCACGGCCGCAGGGGTGCCGCTCCTGGCCGGGCTGCTGGGGGGTCTCGCCGCGCCGCAGGCGGCCGCGGCCGACTCGGCCGCCTCGTCCCTCTCCACGGCCACCACAGGGGCCGTCAAGGGCTCTCCGGCGAGCGCCGCCGCCCAGCCGTCCGGTCCGAACACCGTCTCCGTCGCGCTCGACACCCTGGCGCCCAGCGCGCCCACCAAGGGTGACACCCTCACGATCTCCGGCACGGTGACCAACAAGAGCAAGAAGACGGTCACCGACGCCCGGGTCGATCTCCGGGTGGGCCCGCAGCTCACCGGCCGCACCGCCATCGACGACGCCGTCGAGCGCTCCAACGACACCACGTACGACCCGCTGCCGGTGGGCGGCAAGTACAAGGTCGAGTTCGAGAAGCTCGCCTCGGGCATCAGCTACGACTTCGCCCTGTCGGTACCGGTGAGCAAGCTCGGCCTCGGGGCCGACGGCGTCTACCAGCTCGGTGTGACGCTCACGGGCCGGACGGCGGCCGAACCGTACGACCACACCCTCGGCGTCCGCCGCACGTTCCTGCCGTGGCAGCCGGACCCGGTGGACAAGAAGACCAAGTTCACCTACCTCTGGCCGCTGATCTCCACGTCGCACGTCTCCGCCGAGACCGGCTCGGACGACCAGCAGACCCCGGTCTTCGAGAACGACGACCTGGCCCAGGAGCTGGCCCCCGGCGGCCGGCTGGAGCAGCTCGTCTCGCTCGGCGGTCAGCTCCCCGTCACCTGGGTCGTCGACCCGGACCTCCTCGCCACCGTCGAGGCGATGACCGACCCCTACCGGGTCCGTGAAGGCAAATCCACGGTCGCGGGCAAGAACCAGCTCGTGGCCAGGACGTGGCTCAACTCTCTGGAGAAGGCCGTCCAGGACAACGGCAACATCGTCGCGCTGCCCTTCGGCGACCCCGACCTGGCGTCGCTGGCCCACGGCGGCGAGAACGTCTCCGGCACCCTCGGCCATCTCCAGAGCTCCAGCGAGGTGGCCGGGAAGACCGTGGAGACCATCCTTCATGTGCCGCCCGCCACCGACTTCGCGTGGCCCGCGGACGGCGCGGTCGACCCGTCGATCGTCGATGTGGCGACCTCCGCGGGCGCCGACAAGGTGATCTCGCGCAGCGACAGCATCCAGGACAACCTGCCGTACACGGCGAGCGCGGCCCGGCCCATCGGCGGCGGCACGACGGCCGTGGTCAGCGACACCCGGCTGTCCACCGCCTTCCAGGGCGATGTGACCAAGGCGGGCAGTTCCACGCTCGCGGTCCAGAAGTTCCTCGCCCAGTCGCTGGCCGTGAATCTCCAGGACCCCTCGAAGCAGCGCGACATCGTGGTCGCCCCGCAGCGCACTCCCTCGGCCAGCCAGGCGCAGTCCATGGCCCGTGCCCTCCAGGGTCTGGACGGAGGGCGCTGGACCCAGCCTTCCGACCTGGTCGCCGCCGCCGCCGCGAAACCGGACACCAACGCCACCACCAAGGTGCCCGGCCCGACGCGGTATCCGGACAAGCTCCGTGACCAGGAACTCCCCGCGTCCGCGTTCGAGGAGCTCAAGGGGATGGGGGAGCGGCTCGGGAAGTTCAAGGCCATCCTCACCCTCCCCGACCGGGTGGCGACCCCCTTCGCCAACGCCGTGAACAGGGCGGTCTCCATGTCCTGGCGGGGCAACGCCAAGGGCGCCGACCAGTACCGCGACTCGGTGAACCGCTATCTGACGAGCCTCTCCAGCGAGGTCCAGCTCATCCAGAAGTCCGAGCTGACCCTGTCCGGACGCAGCGCGACCATCCCGGTGACGGTCCAGAACCAGCTCCTGCAGGGCGTCGACAACCTCGTCCTGCGTCTCCAGTCCACGAACGCGACGCGTCTGAAGCTGGACGACGGCAGCGCCGTCACCGAGCAGCCGATCAAGATCGACGGCGGACACACCCAGGTGGTGAAGTTCACCGGCGCGGCCAACGCCAACGGCCCGGTGGAGCTGACGGCGCAGCTCTACACGACCGACAACCGGCCGTACGGCAGCCCCATGACGTTCCAGGTCAGGGTCTCCGAGCTGACTCCCACCGTGATGCTCGTCATCGCCGGCGGTGTGCTGATGCTCGTCCTGGCGGGGGTCAAGATGTACAGCCAGCGCAAGCGGGCGGTGGCGGCGAAGGCGGCGGAGGACAAGGCCGCCGCCGACGCCGGTGCGGATGCCGACGGCGACACCGGGGGCGGCAGCGCCGACGACGGTGACTCCCCCGGCCGCCCCGACAACGGCACCGAAGGCGACGCGTCCCCTGCCCCGGATCCCGCCGCCCCGGACCCCTCCCCGGATTCCGCAGCGGCGTCCCCCGGGCCGTCCGCGACGGCCTCCGCCGCGCCGGAGACTCCGGGCGACCTCGACGGCGCCGGATCTGGGCAGCCGAGTGACCCTGCCCCGGACACCCGTCCGGAAAGCGGGGACCCGTCGGGCAAGGGTGAGAAAGTGGACCGTTGA
- the murJ gene encoding murein biosynthesis integral membrane protein MurJ gives MNAPYDGDRGQGAGGDPAGHVPPQPPAADPNAPAPDPARDPYAQSPYAPPPRTDDQYARPPYGQDQYPQGAYPPDPYAQDPYRPQGPVSEAHPPPPGAYPETMPLYQQPPAQQYAPDPRVWAQPPPPEPDGPSHGLPYGDDARTTQFTGVDELVTRARTDEPEPDAFAHLFRDQEGMGRPVAAAPEAAPAPPPAKKSGGRASGLLKSSAVMAAGTLVSRLTGFVRSALIVAALGAATLGDTFQLAITLPTMIYILTIGGGLNSVFVPQLIRAMKDDEDGGEAYANRLLTLVVVILGSLTALSVFAAPVLVRLMSVSIADNPAANDVAVVFVRYCLITIFFMGVHVVMGQILNARGRFGAMMWTPVLNNIIIIATLVMFIWVYGTAEDSGMTVASIPPEAERLLGVGVVLGLTVQALAMIPYLRETGFRIRLRFDWRGHGLGKAAKLAKWTVLFVLANQAGVLVVSQLSTAAGVDSGTQGAGYIAYSNAQLIWGMPQAIITVSVMAALLPRLSRSAHDGDTGAVRDDISQGLRNSAVAIVPVAFSFVALGIPMCTLIFGSSGIESARSMGYMLMAFGLGLIPFSVQYVVLRAFYAYEDTRTPFYNTVIVAVVNAAASAVCFLVLPSRWAVVGMAASYGLAYAVGVGIAWRRLKKRLGGDLDGSHVLRTYARLCLASVPGTIAAGSVGYLVLDRLGSEVLGSFTALAVGGIVLLACFFVVARKLRIEEMNALVGMVRGRLGR, from the coding sequence ATGAACGCGCCGTACGACGGTGACCGCGGGCAGGGTGCTGGCGGCGATCCGGCAGGGCATGTTCCGCCCCAGCCACCCGCCGCCGATCCCAACGCCCCCGCGCCCGACCCCGCACGGGATCCGTACGCCCAGAGCCCGTACGCCCCGCCTCCGCGCACCGACGACCAGTACGCCCGGCCCCCGTACGGCCAGGACCAGTACCCCCAGGGCGCCTACCCACCGGATCCGTACGCCCAGGACCCCTACCGCCCGCAGGGCCCGGTGTCCGAGGCACATCCGCCGCCTCCCGGCGCGTACCCGGAGACGATGCCGCTCTACCAGCAGCCGCCCGCGCAGCAGTACGCGCCCGATCCGCGCGTCTGGGCCCAGCCCCCGCCGCCCGAGCCCGACGGGCCGTCACACGGTCTGCCGTACGGCGACGACGCGAGGACCACACAGTTCACGGGCGTCGACGAGCTCGTCACCCGGGCACGCACGGACGAGCCTGAGCCCGACGCGTTCGCGCATCTCTTCCGCGACCAGGAGGGGATGGGCCGGCCCGTGGCCGCCGCGCCCGAAGCGGCTCCGGCGCCACCGCCCGCGAAGAAGTCCGGCGGGCGGGCCTCCGGACTGCTGAAGTCCAGCGCGGTGATGGCGGCGGGCACGCTCGTCTCCCGGCTCACCGGCTTCGTACGCTCCGCACTGATCGTGGCCGCGCTCGGCGCCGCCACCCTCGGCGACACCTTCCAGCTCGCCATCACCCTGCCGACGATGATCTACATCCTGACCATCGGCGGCGGCCTCAACTCCGTCTTCGTCCCCCAGCTCATCCGCGCGATGAAGGACGACGAGGACGGCGGCGAGGCGTACGCGAACCGCCTGCTGACCCTGGTCGTCGTCATCCTCGGCTCGCTGACCGCGCTCTCGGTGTTCGCCGCCCCGGTGCTGGTCCGCCTCATGTCGGTGAGCATCGCGGACAACCCGGCGGCCAACGACGTCGCCGTCGTCTTCGTGCGCTACTGCCTGATCACCATCTTCTTCATGGGCGTGCACGTGGTGATGGGGCAGATCCTCAACGCCCGCGGCAGGTTCGGCGCGATGATGTGGACCCCGGTCCTCAACAACATCATCATCATCGCCACCCTCGTCATGTTCATCTGGGTGTACGGCACGGCCGAGGACTCCGGGATGACGGTCGCCTCCATCCCGCCCGAGGCGGAGCGTCTGCTCGGCGTCGGCGTGGTGCTCGGCCTCACCGTCCAGGCCCTGGCGATGATCCCCTACCTCCGGGAGACCGGCTTCCGGATCCGGCTGCGCTTCGACTGGCGTGGCCACGGCCTCGGCAAGGCCGCCAAACTCGCCAAGTGGACCGTGCTGTTCGTCCTCGCCAACCAGGCCGGCGTGCTGGTCGTCTCCCAGCTCTCCACGGCGGCGGGCGTCGACTCGGGCACCCAGGGCGCGGGTTACATCGCCTACTCCAACGCCCAGCTGATCTGGGGCATGCCGCAGGCCATCATCACCGTCTCGGTCATGGCCGCACTGCTGCCGAGGCTCTCGCGCTCCGCGCACGACGGCGACACCGGGGCCGTACGCGACGACATCTCGCAGGGCCTGCGCAACTCGGCCGTCGCGATCGTCCCGGTCGCCTTCAGCTTCGTCGCTCTCGGCATCCCGATGTGCACGCTGATCTTCGGCTCGTCCGGCATCGAATCGGCGCGCTCCATGGGCTACATGCTGATGGCCTTCGGCCTCGGTCTGATCCCGTTCTCCGTGCAGTACGTGGTGCTCCGTGCCTTCTACGCCTACGAGGACACCCGAACCCCCTTCTACAACACGGTCATCGTGGCCGTCGTGAACGCAGCCGCCTCCGCCGTCTGCTTCCTCGTCCTGCCCTCCCGCTGGGCCGTCGTGGGCATGGCCGCCTCGTACGGCCTCGCCTACGCCGTCGGTGTGGGCATCGCCTGGCGCAGGCTCAAGAAGCGTCTGGGCGGCGATCTGGACGGCTCGCACGTGTTGCGTACGTACGCGCGACTCTGCCTGGCGTCCGTCCCCGGAACGATCGCCGCCGGCTCGGTCGGCTATCTCGTGCTCGACAGGCTCGGCAGTGAGGTCCTGGGCTCGTTCACCGCATTGGCGGTCGGCGGCATCGTCCTCTTGGCCTGCTTCTTCGTCGTCGCGCGGAAGCTGCGTATCGAGGAGATGAACGCCTTGGTGGGCATGGTCCGGGGCCGTCTCGGACGCTAG
- a CDS encoding protein kinase family protein — protein sequence MAERSTSAVEVADNSGDEPPAAQTDEATTDGVADAVAKAQKTEDSAAETEESESAKPGSRDKNPAKPKGTERQKAAPSVAAPELHSGHKLARRYRLEECVTRLDGFSSWRAVDEKLRRAVGVHLLPADHPRARSVLAAARSSALLGDPRFVQVLDAVEENDLVYVVHEWLPDATELTAILAAGPMEAHDAYQLVSQVSQAMAAAHREGLAHLKLTPGAVLRSSTGQYRIRGLAVNAALRGISAERPQRTDTEAIGALLYAALTQRWPYETDAYGLAGLPKGVGLIAPDQVRAGVHRGLSELAMRALVNEGATASRQDPPCTTPDELAKAVAGMPRVRPPEPTFAAPPEYQRTTYQQGSYARPVTPVGQPVARPVPVPPPPLQSRTGKALKWTVSALLIAALGLASWQVADHMLNRKSSDETTQSQSVDGDQEKPAPRTPKNLKIAETGVFAPNGDGVKAGEVHLATDGDTGTAWITPKYSGYANFGNLPNRRQGSGIVVDLGSVQDVYGVDVAMYRGGQKAEVLAAGESASSPVGLSDFPQRIAELGQTGSNLKAALDKPVRTRYVLIHITELAPDGSADQFRGGISEIKVIG from the coding sequence GTGGCGGAACGGAGCACGTCCGCCGTCGAGGTGGCCGACAACAGCGGTGACGAACCGCCGGCCGCCCAGACGGACGAGGCCACCACCGACGGGGTGGCCGACGCGGTGGCGAAAGCCCAGAAGACAGAGGACTCCGCGGCTGAGACCGAGGAGTCGGAGTCCGCGAAGCCGGGCTCCCGGGACAAGAACCCGGCGAAGCCGAAGGGCACGGAGCGGCAGAAGGCCGCACCGTCCGTGGCGGCACCCGAACTCCACAGCGGCCACAAGCTCGCCAGACGCTACCGGCTCGAAGAGTGCGTCACCCGTCTGGACGGATTCAGCAGCTGGCGCGCGGTCGACGAGAAGCTGCGCCGTGCGGTGGGCGTGCATCTCCTGCCCGCCGACCACCCCCGGGCCCGCTCCGTGCTGGCGGCGGCCCGCTCCTCCGCCCTCCTCGGCGACCCGCGCTTCGTCCAGGTCCTCGACGCCGTCGAGGAGAACGACCTCGTCTACGTCGTCCACGAGTGGCTGCCGGACGCGACGGAACTCACCGCGATCCTCGCCGCCGGCCCCATGGAGGCCCACGACGCCTACCAGCTCGTCAGCCAGGTCTCCCAGGCGATGGCCGCGGCGCACCGCGAGGGACTGGCCCATCTGAAGCTGACCCCCGGAGCCGTCCTGCGCAGCTCCACCGGCCAGTACCGGATCCGCGGCCTCGCGGTGAACGCCGCCCTGCGCGGCATCAGCGCGGAACGCCCCCAGCGCACGGACACCGAGGCGATCGGGGCGCTGCTGTACGCGGCACTGACCCAGCGCTGGCCGTACGAGACGGACGCGTACGGGCTCGCGGGGCTGCCCAAGGGTGTCGGTCTGATCGCCCCCGACCAGGTACGGGCGGGGGTCCACCGCGGTCTGTCCGAGCTCGCCATGCGCGCGCTGGTCAACGAGGGCGCCACCGCCTCGCGCCAGGACCCGCCCTGCACCACCCCGGACGAGCTGGCCAAGGCCGTCGCCGGGATGCCGCGCGTCCGCCCTCCCGAGCCCACGTTCGCCGCGCCGCCCGAGTACCAGCGCACCACCTATCAGCAGGGCTCGTACGCGCGCCCCGTGACTCCCGTCGGGCAGCCGGTCGCGCGGCCCGTACCCGTCCCGCCGCCGCCCCTCCAGAGCCGTACCGGCAAGGCGCTGAAGTGGACGGTCTCCGCGCTTCTCATCGCCGCGCTGGGACTGGCCAGTTGGCAGGTCGCCGACCACATGCTCAATCGCAAGAGTTCCGACGAGACGACACAGTCGCAGTCGGTGGACGGCGACCAGGAGAAGCCCGCGCCACGGACCCCGAAGAATCTGAAGATCGCCGAGACCGGGGTGTTCGCGCCCAACGGGGACGGTGTGAAGGCGGGGGAGGTCCATCTGGCGACGGACGGCGACACCGGCACGGCCTGGATCACCCCGAAGTACTCCGGCTACGCGAACTTCGGCAATCTGCCCAACCGCCGGCAGGGCAGCGGGATAGTCGTCGATCTCGGCAGCGTGCAGGATGTGTACGGCGTCGATGTGGCCATGTACCGGGGCGGTCAGAAGGCCGAGGTCCTCGCCGCGGGCGAGAGCGCCTCCTCGCCCGTCGGCCTGTCGGACTTCCCTCAGCGCATCGCCGAACTGGGGCAGACCGGCAGCAATCTCAAGGCCGCCCTGGACAAGCCCGTGAGAACGCGGTACGTACTGATCCACATCACGGAACTGGCCCCGGACGGATCCGCCGACCAGTTCCGGGGCGGAATCTCGGAGATCAAGGTCATAGGCTGA
- the sigM gene encoding RNA polymerase sigma factor SigM, translating to MEDATLGGVNDQDLLARHVAGDPDAFGELVRRHRDRLWAVALRTLGDREEAADAVQDALVSAFRAAHTFRGQSAVTTWLHRITVNACLDRARKAASRKTSPVDDTERLEQLLEPEESAEAPAERQDLHRQLLAALAKLPADQRAALVLVDMQGYPVAEAAQVLGVPVGTIKSRCARGRARLLPMLTHLREYTGGTSETHSTGARALLGPQRNRTAGTSVQPEPGPEDRGPDTGLDTGPDAGPQGPAAVKGGGGRA from the coding sequence TTGGAAGACGCCACACTCGGCGGCGTGAACGACCAGGATCTCCTGGCACGCCACGTCGCGGGGGATCCCGACGCCTTCGGTGAGCTCGTACGACGCCACCGCGACCGCCTGTGGGCCGTGGCGCTGCGCACTCTGGGAGACCGCGAGGAAGCCGCCGACGCCGTGCAGGACGCGCTCGTGTCCGCCTTCCGCGCGGCTCACACCTTCCGTGGCCAGTCCGCCGTCACGACCTGGCTGCACCGCATCACCGTCAACGCCTGCCTCGACCGGGCGAGGAAAGCCGCCTCCCGCAAGACGTCTCCCGTGGACGACACGGAGCGCCTTGAGCAGCTGCTAGAACCAGAGGAGTCCGCCGAGGCCCCCGCCGAGCGCCAGGACCTCCACCGCCAGCTTCTCGCCGCCCTCGCCAAGCTGCCCGCCGACCAGCGGGCCGCCCTGGTCCTGGTCGACATGCAGGGGTACCCCGTGGCGGAGGCCGCCCAGGTCCTCGGCGTACCCGTCGGGACCATAAAGAGCCGCTGCGCACGCGGCCGGGCGAGACTGCTGCCGATGCTCACCCATCTCCGGGAGTACACCGGAGGAACGAGCGAGACCCACAGTACGGGCGCGAGAGCCCTCCTCGGACCACAGAGGAACCGGACGGCGGGCACATCCGTCCAACCGGAGCCGGGACCAGAGGACAGAGGACCGGACACAGGGCTGGACACCGGACCAGACGCGGGACCACAGGGTCCTGCCGCCGTGAAGGGAGGAGGTGGGCGAGCGTGA
- a CDS encoding zf-HC2 domain-containing protein codes for MTTTTGTTEHPDVSEISDLTEGLLSPARSTEVREHLDGCALCAAVHESLEEIRGLLGSLPGPPRMPADVAARVDVALAAEALLNATADVSRETSRTTETTTETTTETTTDSNADTASHEPERDSAPEREAEPAPTAVTPGATAPGATAPDAPRADRPAGRPRAATGPGRTRRLRRRRGAILGAVFGTAAIGVSVLLFQTASSNGGGDYKADAGASQADSSGDVFSGTGIQDKVHSLLASTPASGMPQMADGGTEGENSTKEGTTASPRALAQLPPCVQQATGRTDSPLAAEKGTYNGVEAFLVVLSDPVDGSVVRAYVIDAACVDVTPHVKGDLLLTKTYPRH; via the coding sequence GTGACGACCACGACGGGCACGACCGAGCACCCCGACGTCTCGGAGATCTCCGACCTCACGGAAGGCCTCCTCTCCCCCGCGCGGAGCACCGAGGTGCGCGAGCACTTGGACGGCTGCGCGCTCTGCGCCGCTGTGCACGAGTCGCTGGAGGAGATCCGCGGCCTGCTGGGTTCACTGCCCGGCCCGCCGCGGATGCCCGCCGACGTGGCCGCGCGGGTCGACGTCGCGCTGGCCGCCGAGGCGCTACTGAACGCGACCGCCGATGTTTCACGTGAAACATCGCGCACCACCGAAACCACCACCGAAACCACCACCGAAACCACCACCGACAGCAACGCCGACACCGCCTCACACGAGCCGGAGCGGGACTCCGCGCCCGAGCGAGAGGCAGAGCCCGCCCCCACGGCGGTCACGCCCGGCGCCACCGCGCCCGGTGCGACCGCCCCCGACGCTCCCCGGGCGGACCGCCCCGCCGGACGCCCACGGGCGGCCACCGGCCCCGGTCGCACCCGCCGACTGCGCCGCCGTCGCGGCGCGATCCTCGGTGCAGTGTTCGGAACGGCCGCGATCGGCGTGAGCGTCCTGCTGTTCCAGACGGCATCGTCCAACGGCGGCGGTGACTACAAGGCAGACGCGGGAGCGAGCCAGGCCGACAGCAGCGGAGACGTTTTCTCCGGCACCGGGATCCAGGACAAGGTCCACTCCCTCCTCGCCTCCACCCCCGCCAGCGGTATGCCTCAGATGGCGGACGGCGGGACCGAGGGCGAGAACTCCACCAAGGAAGGGACCACGGCCTCACCGAGGGCCCTGGCCCAGCTGCCGCCCTGTGTCCAGCAGGCGACGGGCCGTACGGATTCGCCGCTCGCCGCCGAGAAGGGCACGTACAACGGCGTCGAAGCCTTCCTCGTCGTGCTCTCGGATCCCGTCGACGGCAGCGTCGTGCGGGCCTACGTCATCGATGCCGCCTGCGTCGATGTCACCCCGCACGTCAAGGGTGACCTCCTGCTCACGAAGACCTATCCCCGCCACTGA
- the trxB gene encoding thioredoxin-disulfide reductase produces the protein MSDVRNVIIIGSGPAGYTAALYTARASLHPLVFEGAVTAGGALMNTTDVENFPGFRDGIMGPDLMDNMRAQAERFGAELVPDDIISVDLAGEVKTVTDTAGTVHRAKAVIVTTGSQHRKLGLPREDALSGRGVSWCATCDGFFFKDQDIAVIGGGDTAMEEATFLSRFAKSVTIVHRRDTLRASKAMQDRAFADPKIRFAWDSAVEEIHGEQKLSGLTLRNTKSGETSELAVTGLFIAVGHDPRTELFKGQLDLDGEGYLTVDAPSTRTNLTGVFAAGDVVDHTYRQAITAAGTGCSAALDAERFLSALADGEKAAEPEKTASV, from the coding sequence GTGAGCGACGTCCGTAATGTGATCATCATCGGCTCTGGGCCGGCCGGCTACACGGCCGCGCTGTACACCGCACGTGCGTCGCTGCATCCCCTCGTGTTCGAGGGTGCTGTCACGGCGGGTGGCGCGCTGATGAACACCACCGATGTGGAGAACTTCCCCGGCTTCCGCGACGGCATCATGGGTCCCGATCTGATGGACAACATGCGGGCGCAGGCCGAGCGGTTCGGCGCCGAGCTCGTACCGGACGACATCATCTCCGTCGATCTGGCGGGGGAGGTCAAGACGGTCACCGACACGGCGGGCACCGTCCACCGCGCCAAGGCCGTGATCGTCACGACCGGCTCGCAGCACCGCAAGCTCGGGCTGCCCCGCGAGGACGCCCTCTCCGGACGCGGTGTCTCCTGGTGTGCCACGTGTGACGGGTTCTTCTTCAAGGACCAGGACATCGCCGTGATCGGCGGCGGCGACACCGCGATGGAGGAGGCCACCTTCCTCTCCCGGTTCGCCAAGTCGGTCACGATCGTCCACCGCCGTGACACCCTGCGGGCCTCCAAGGCCATGCAGGACCGGGCCTTCGCCGACCCGAAGATCCGGTTCGCCTGGGACAGCGCGGTCGAGGAGATCCACGGCGAGCAGAAGCTCTCCGGTCTGACCCTGCGCAACACCAAGAGCGGTGAGACGTCGGAGCTTGCGGTGACCGGGCTGTTCATCGCCGTGGGCCACGACCCGCGCACCGAGCTCTTCAAGGGCCAGCTCGACCTCGACGGCGAGGGTTACCTCACGGTCGACGCGCCCTCGACGCGCACCAACCTCACGGGTGTCTTCGCCGCCGGCGACGTCGTCGACCACACCTACCGTCAGGCGATCACCGCCGCGGGCACCGGTTGTTCCGCGGCCCTCGACGCCGAGCGCTTCCTCTCCGCGCTCGCCGACGGCGAGAAGGCCGCCGAGCCGGAGAAGACCGCGTCCGTCTGA